One window of Streptomyces sp. SUK 48 genomic DNA carries:
- a CDS encoding helix-turn-helix domain-containing protein, with amino-acid sequence MTETAAPGRVLPHPDRAEIRLETVLHALSDPVRLRIVRELSTAADELSCSRFDLPVTKSTTTHHFRVLRESGVIRQCYRGTAKVSGLRRDDLDDLFPGLLDALLAAANGQHARLGDDA; translated from the coding sequence GTGACCGAGACCGCCGCCCCCGGCCGGGTGCTGCCGCACCCCGACCGGGCGGAGATCCGACTGGAGACCGTGCTGCACGCGCTGTCCGACCCGGTACGGCTGCGCATCGTCCGCGAACTCTCCACGGCCGCCGACGAGTTGTCCTGCTCGCGCTTCGACCTGCCGGTCACCAAGTCCACCACCACGCACCACTTCCGGGTGCTGCGCGAGAGCGGCGTCATCCGGCAGTGCTACCGGGGCACGGCCAAGGTGAGCGGCCTGCGCCGGGACGACCTCGACGACCTCTTCCCCGGCCTGCTCGACGCCCTCCTCGCCGCCGCGAACGGCCAGCACGCCCGCCTCGGCGACGACGCCTGA
- a CDS encoding acyl-CoA dehydrogenase family protein: MAPTRTQTPPSVATHDVTNQPPPLAPYDSSADAALLEGLRREGAGWAEEEIRRIGARAGSAEAQEWSAQANLHEPVLRTHDRYGNRVDEVDFHPSWHHLMRAAVRAGLAGSAWADDRPGAHVARTAGGLAWGHTEAGHGCPTSMTYAAVPALRAQPELAEVYEPLLTSREYEPGLRVPVRKPGLIAGMGMTEKQGGSDVRTNTTAATPTGEPGVYTLRGHKWFTSAPMSDVFLVLAQAPGGLSCFLVPRVLPDGGRNAFRIQRLKDKLGNRSNASSEPEFDRTVAWLVGPEGRGVKTIIEMVNCTRLDCVMGSATLMRKTLVEAGHHARHRSAFGARLLAQPLMRNVLADLALESEAATTLTLRLAGAADRAVRGDAGERAFRRVATAVGKYWVTKRGPAFTAEALECLGGNGYVEESGMPRHYREAPLLSIWEGSGNVNALDVLRALGREPGAADALFTELDLVRGADARLDSAVAALRSELPRADQSGARRLVERTALALQASLLVRHAPEPVADAFCATRLAGDWGHSFGTLPPGTDLDAILGRALPDGG; the protein is encoded by the coding sequence ATGGCCCCCACACGGACACAGACGCCGCCGTCGGTCGCGACCCACGACGTCACCAACCAGCCCCCTCCCCTCGCCCCGTACGACTCCTCCGCCGACGCCGCCCTCCTGGAGGGCCTGCGCCGCGAGGGGGCCGGGTGGGCCGAGGAGGAGATCCGCCGGATCGGCGCCCGCGCCGGCAGCGCGGAGGCCCAGGAGTGGAGCGCGCAGGCGAACCTGCACGAGCCGGTGCTGCGCACCCACGACCGGTACGGCAACCGCGTCGACGAGGTGGACTTCCACCCCAGCTGGCACCATCTGATGCGGGCCGCGGTCCGGGCGGGCCTCGCCGGTTCGGCCTGGGCGGACGACCGGCCCGGCGCCCATGTGGCCCGTACCGCGGGCGGGTTGGCGTGGGGGCACACCGAGGCGGGGCACGGCTGCCCGACGTCGATGACGTACGCCGCCGTACCCGCCCTGCGCGCGCAGCCCGAACTGGCCGAGGTGTACGAGCCGTTGCTCACCAGCCGGGAGTACGAGCCCGGACTGCGGGTGCCGGTCCGGAAGCCCGGGCTGATCGCCGGGATGGGCATGACCGAGAAGCAGGGCGGCTCGGACGTGCGGACCAACACCACGGCAGCGACGCCCACCGGCGAGCCCGGGGTGTACACGCTGCGCGGGCACAAGTGGTTCACGTCGGCGCCGATGTCCGACGTCTTCCTCGTCCTGGCGCAGGCCCCGGGCGGTCTGTCCTGCTTCCTGGTGCCGCGCGTACTGCCGGACGGCGGCCGCAACGCCTTCCGCATCCAGCGCCTGAAGGACAAGCTGGGCAACCGCTCCAACGCCTCCTCGGAGCCGGAGTTCGACCGGACCGTCGCCTGGCTGGTGGGGCCCGAGGGACGGGGCGTGAAGACCATCATCGAGATGGTCAACTGCACGCGCCTGGACTGCGTGATGGGCTCGGCGACGCTGATGCGCAAGACGCTGGTCGAGGCCGGTCACCACGCCCGCCACCGGAGCGCGTTCGGCGCCCGGCTGCTCGCACAGCCGCTGATGCGCAATGTGCTGGCGGACCTCGCGCTGGAGTCGGAGGCGGCGACCACCCTCACGCTTCGGCTGGCCGGGGCCGCGGACCGCGCGGTGCGCGGGGACGCCGGGGAGCGGGCCTTTCGGCGGGTCGCCACGGCCGTCGGCAAGTACTGGGTGACCAAGCGGGGGCCCGCGTTCACCGCCGAGGCCCTGGAGTGCCTGGGCGGCAACGGGTACGTGGAGGAGTCCGGTATGCCCCGGCACTACCGGGAGGCCCCGCTGCTGTCCATCTGGGAGGGCTCGGGCAACGTCAACGCGCTGGACGTGCTGCGCGCCCTCGGCCGCGAACCGGGCGCCGCCGACGCCCTGTTCACCGAACTGGACCTCGTCCGGGGCGCGGACGCCCGGCTGGACTCCGCCGTGGCCGCCCTCAGGAGCGAGCTGCCCCGGGCCGACCAGTCCGGCGCCCGCCGCCTGGTCGAGCGCACGGCGCTCGCCCTCCAGGCGTCCCTCCTGGTCCGCCACGCCCCCGAGCCGGTCGCGGACGCCTTCTGCGCGACCCGCCTGGCCGGCGACTGGGGCCACTCCTTCGGCACCCTGCCGCCCGGCACGGACCTGGACGCCATCCTGGGACGGGCCCTGCCCGACGGCGGCTGA
- a CDS encoding NADH:flavin oxidoreductase/NADH oxidase — protein MSVLFEPVTLREVTIPNRVWMAPMCQYSAEPAGPLTGAPDDWHLAHYGARATGGTGLIVVEATAVSPEGRISPYDLGLWNDTQVEAFRRITRFLSAQGTVPGVQLAHSGRKASTERPWKGGAPIDPEGHGWQPLAPSPLPFTEGHPAPTELTVDQIKEITGQFREAARRALEAGFEVVEIHGAHGYLVHGFLSPHSNHRTDAYGGSYENRVRFALEVVDAVREVWPADKPLFFRVSATDWLEEGGWTADDTVRLARDLRAHGVDLLDVSTGGNASGVRIPVEPGYQVPFAARVKAETGLPVAAVGLITEAEQAQKIVANGEADAVLLGRELLRDPSWARHTARELGGDVRVPEQYLRSV, from the coding sequence GTGAGCGTGCTGTTCGAACCCGTCACCCTGCGCGAGGTGACCATCCCCAACCGGGTGTGGATGGCCCCGATGTGCCAGTACTCGGCCGAGCCCGCCGGGCCGCTCACCGGCGCCCCGGACGACTGGCACCTCGCGCACTACGGGGCACGGGCCACCGGTGGCACCGGTCTGATCGTGGTGGAGGCCACCGCGGTCTCCCCCGAGGGCCGGATCTCCCCCTACGACCTCGGCCTGTGGAACGACACCCAGGTGGAGGCGTTCCGCCGGATCACCCGCTTCCTCTCGGCCCAGGGCACGGTGCCGGGCGTGCAGCTCGCGCACAGCGGCCGCAAGGCATCGACCGAGCGGCCCTGGAAGGGCGGCGCGCCGATCGACCCGGAGGGCCACGGCTGGCAGCCCCTCGCCCCGAGCCCGCTGCCCTTCACCGAAGGCCACCCGGCCCCAACGGAGTTGACGGTCGATCAGATCAAGGAGATCACCGGGCAGTTCAGGGAGGCCGCGCGCCGGGCCCTGGAGGCGGGCTTCGAGGTCGTGGAGATCCACGGCGCCCACGGCTACCTGGTCCACGGGTTCCTCTCCCCGCACTCCAACCACCGCACCGACGCCTACGGCGGCTCGTACGAGAACCGCGTCCGCTTCGCGCTGGAGGTCGTGGACGCCGTACGGGAGGTGTGGCCCGCGGACAAGCCGCTGTTCTTCCGCGTCTCCGCCACCGACTGGCTGGAGGAGGGCGGCTGGACCGCGGACGACACGGTCCGCCTCGCCCGCGATCTGCGCGCCCACGGCGTCGACCTCCTCGACGTCTCCACCGGCGGCAACGCCTCCGGCGTCCGCATCCCGGTCGAGCCCGGCTACCAGGTCCCGTTCGCCGCCCGGGTGAAGGCCGAGACCGGCCTTCCGGTCGCGGCCGTCGGCCTGATCACCGAGGCCGAGCAGGCCCAGAAGATCGTGGCGAACGGCGAGGCCGACGCCGTCCTGCTCGGCCGCGAGCTGCTGCGCGACCCCTCCTGGGCCCGGCACACGGCACGGGAGCTGGGCGGCGACGTACGGGTGCCGGAGCAGTACCTGCGCTCGGTGTGA
- a CDS encoding PaaX family transcriptional regulator C-terminal domain-containing protein encodes MRMNVSTGPGTAVLRPLSARSVVLSMLLAVHPPELPVKDLVRLVEPFGVGGSTLRAALSRMVAAGDLWRTDAVYGLSERLLARQRRQDDAVHPRTRAWDGDWEMVVVTATGRGAAERAELRARLAALRLAELREGVWLRPANLDRPLPDALRQVAATYTARPDEPAGDLAARLWPLTTWAATARALLASASDAPRPADRLTAFAALVRHLLGDPVLPPALLPPSWPGPELRTAYAGYQREVGASVGVAGAREY; translated from the coding sequence ATGCGCATGAACGTTTCGACCGGGCCGGGGACGGCCGTCCTGCGGCCCCTGTCCGCCCGGTCGGTCGTGCTGAGCATGCTCCTGGCCGTGCACCCGCCCGAACTGCCGGTGAAGGACCTCGTACGGCTGGTCGAGCCCTTCGGTGTCGGCGGCTCCACGCTGCGGGCCGCGCTGAGCCGGATGGTGGCCGCGGGCGATCTGTGGCGCACGGACGCGGTCTACGGGCTCAGCGAGCGGCTGCTGGCCAGGCAGCGCCGCCAGGACGACGCGGTCCACCCCCGTACCCGCGCGTGGGACGGCGACTGGGAGATGGTCGTCGTCACGGCGACGGGACGCGGCGCGGCCGAACGCGCGGAGCTGCGCGCCCGGTTGGCCGCGCTGCGGCTGGCCGAGCTGCGCGAGGGCGTGTGGCTGCGCCCGGCCAACCTCGACCGGCCGCTGCCGGACGCACTCCGCCAGGTGGCGGCGACGTACACCGCCCGCCCGGACGAGCCCGCGGGCGATCTCGCCGCGCGGCTGTGGCCCCTGACCACCTGGGCGGCCACCGCCCGCGCCCTGCTGGCATCCGCCTCCGACGCCCCCCGCCCCGCCGACCGCCTCACCGCCTTCGCCGCGCTCGTCCGCCACCTCCTCGGCGACCCCGTCCTCCCGCCCGCCCTGCTCCCGCCGTCCTGGCCGGGCCCCGAACTGCGCACGGCGTACGCCGGGTATCAGCGGGAGGTGGGGGCGTCGGTCGGGGTGGCGGGCGCGAGGGAGTACTGA
- a CDS encoding uracil-DNA glycosylase, translating to MAPRPLHEIVEPGWAKALEPVAGRIAQMGDFLRTEIAAGRTYLPAGSNVLRAFQQPFDEVRVLIVGQDPYPTPGHAVGLSFSVAPEVRPLPPSLINIYRELNTDLGLPQPSDGDLTPWTQQGVLLLNRALTTAPRSPAAHRGKGWEEVTEQAIRALAARGKPLVSILWGRDARNLRPLLGNLPAVESAHPSPMSADRGFFGSRPFSRANDLLVEQGGQPVDWRLP from the coding sequence GTGGCACCACGACCCTTGCATGAAATCGTCGAACCGGGCTGGGCGAAGGCCCTGGAACCCGTGGCCGGACGGATCGCCCAGATGGGCGACTTCCTGCGCACGGAGATCGCCGCGGGACGCACCTACCTCCCGGCCGGAAGCAACGTCCTGCGGGCGTTCCAGCAACCCTTCGACGAGGTGAGGGTGCTGATCGTCGGTCAGGACCCCTATCCCACCCCGGGACACGCGGTGGGCCTGTCGTTCTCGGTCGCTCCCGAGGTACGGCCGCTACCGCCGAGCCTGATCAACATCTACCGCGAGCTGAACACCGACCTGGGACTGCCCCAGCCGTCCGACGGCGACCTCACCCCCTGGACCCAGCAGGGCGTCCTGCTGCTCAACAGGGCGCTGACCACCGCGCCGCGCAGCCCGGCCGCCCACCGGGGCAAGGGCTGGGAAGAGGTCACCGAGCAGGCGATCCGGGCCCTCGCGGCGCGCGGCAAGCCGCTGGTGTCGATCCTGTGGGGCCGCGACGCGCGCAATCTGCGCCCGCTGCTGGGGAATCTGCCGGCGGTGGAGTCCGCGCACCCCTCGCCGATGTCGGCCGACCGCGGATTCTTCGGATCGCGCCCCTTCAGCCGGGCCAACGACCTCCTGGTCGAGCAGGGCGGGCAGCCCGTGGACTGGCGCCTGCCATGA
- a CDS encoding cation-translocating P-type ATPase, whose amino-acid sequence MLFAYWDDGLARLVVSATEEEATDEVVEHAARLAARHGFELAAGDVEETTHPADPAGVRTAVATFGVDVLGTAVAVTGYALRLPPSPRLLTAVVTLLRENPRFRAWLRARLGPDRMDLVLATANAVAHGAGQTPASLLLDGTLRACQVAETVARAAAFDTVHDDLCVPDRVSLAPGGEPRPPLRESPAQEYAAHASAGSVLGAAATLLVKHDGTEAAEAVLAGSPKAARYGPAAFHAVLSAALSRTGVLVRDPERLRRLDLAGTVVLHAGALRGADGEADPWAEPVLDAARRAGLRVVLVDDPALEDFTGLADQVVDARRPLDDVVHEARGETRTVLTVARVRSAGDSDILAALRASDVAVALTDRDGAVVWGADLLALHGLPDVWRVLIAIPAARVVGGRSQTLARSGAALSGLLVAVGEAKGGRGRFALLPGLRHAPVDAGAALALLSGMRAALGVAVARAPHPRPRVHWHELDPDQARDRLAHRPGAESTPLGALAEGLREAADGVSRNPLVAPVRWSYQLGQAVRGELHDPLTPVLAVGSAASAILGSAVDALLVVGALDLNALVGGVQRLRAERALSGLVADQKRKARVVPTEEEAPAGGTRTVEAGKLTPGDVIQLKGDDVVPADARLLWQEGLEVDESALTGESLPVEKDTDPTPHAPVADRSCMVFEGTTVVAGEARAVVVDTGEHTEAARAVHLAARTPPAAGVQARLQELTRKALPLTLAGGAAVTGLALLRGTPIREAVSGGVAVAVAAVPEGLPLVATVAQLAAARRLSRGGVLVRTPRTLEALGRMDTICFDKTGTLTENRLRLVRVSDAEGTVRAVAAAGSADTVRAAARACPRSNGGSERPVHATDEAVLDAARPDPDWTQLAGVPFEAARGYAAAVGRTGDGSRVLVVKGAPETVLPACTGLPASAADAAQELAGSGLRVLAVAERRLDGGEDEAAVLEQPLQELEFTGVLALSDVPRDTSTALVKGLLEAGVRPVVLTGDHPQTARAIAAELGWPQDTVVVTGDELAAADRAARARMLRDAGVVARVAPEQKLQVVEALRDAGRVVGMVGDGANDAAAIRAADIGVGISARGSAAARNAADIVLTADDLTVLIDAVGEGRALWHSVADAIAILIGGNAGEVGFGLIGTLVSGRAPLSTRQMLMVNLFTDLFPSMAVAVTEKEGEADLAHVEEAAGVLGDPLLRQIRHRALTTCLGALTAWLIGRFTPGTARRSSTMALCGVVGTQLVQTLLDRRDSRLVQITSLGSAAVLVAVVQTPVLSRAFGCTPLGPLAWAGVAVAIALALAGQRALPRLEETVVRLLPD is encoded by the coding sequence GTGCTCTTCGCCTACTGGGACGACGGCCTCGCCCGGCTCGTCGTGAGCGCGACCGAGGAGGAGGCCACCGACGAGGTGGTCGAGCACGCCGCCCGGCTCGCCGCCCGGCACGGGTTCGAGCTGGCCGCCGGGGACGTGGAGGAGACCACCCACCCGGCCGACCCCGCGGGGGTGCGCACGGCGGTGGCGACGTTCGGGGTCGACGTGCTGGGCACCGCCGTCGCGGTGACCGGGTACGCGCTGCGGCTGCCGCCCTCGCCCCGGCTGCTGACCGCCGTGGTGACGCTGCTGCGGGAGAACCCGCGGTTCCGTGCCTGGCTGCGCGCCCGCCTGGGCCCCGACCGGATGGACCTGGTGCTGGCCACCGCGAACGCGGTCGCGCACGGCGCCGGGCAGACCCCCGCGTCGCTGCTGCTCGACGGCACCCTGCGCGCCTGCCAGGTCGCCGAGACCGTGGCCCGTGCCGCCGCCTTCGACACGGTGCACGACGACCTGTGCGTCCCCGACCGCGTCAGCCTCGCCCCCGGCGGCGAGCCCCGGCCGCCGCTGCGCGAGTCGCCCGCCCAGGAGTACGCCGCCCACGCCTCGGCCGGAAGCGTGCTGGGCGCCGCGGCCACCCTGCTGGTCAAGCACGACGGCACGGAGGCGGCCGAGGCGGTCCTCGCCGGCTCCCCGAAGGCCGCCCGCTACGGTCCCGCCGCCTTCCACGCCGTGCTCAGCGCCGCCCTGTCCCGGACCGGCGTGCTGGTGCGCGACCCGGAGCGGCTGCGCCGGCTGGACCTGGCCGGGACCGTCGTCCTGCACGCCGGAGCGCTGCGCGGCGCGGACGGCGAGGCGGACCCGTGGGCCGAACCCGTGCTGGACGCCGCCCGCCGGGCCGGGCTGCGGGTGGTGCTGGTGGACGATCCCGCCCTGGAGGACTTCACCGGCCTCGCCGACCAGGTCGTGGACGCCCGCCGGCCGCTGGACGACGTCGTCCACGAGGCGCGCGGCGAGACGCGGACCGTGCTCACGGTCGCCCGGGTGCGCTCGGCCGGGGACAGCGACATCCTGGCCGCGCTGCGCGCCAGCGATGTCGCCGTGGCTCTCACCGACCGGGACGGCGCGGTGGTGTGGGGCGCGGACCTGCTGGCCCTGCACGGGCTGCCCGACGTGTGGCGGGTGCTGATCGCGATCCCGGCCGCCCGCGTGGTCGGCGGCCGGTCCCAGACCCTGGCCCGCTCCGGCGCGGCGCTGTCCGGGCTCCTCGTGGCCGTCGGTGAGGCCAAGGGGGGCCGGGGGAGGTTCGCCCTGCTGCCGGGGCTGCGGCACGCGCCCGTCGACGCGGGCGCCGCCCTGGCCCTGCTGTCCGGGATGCGCGCCGCGCTCGGCGTGGCGGTGGCCCGCGCCCCGCACCCCCGTCCCCGGGTGCACTGGCACGAGCTGGACCCGGACCAGGCCAGGGACCGGCTCGCGCACCGGCCCGGCGCGGAGAGCACGCCGCTGGGCGCGCTGGCCGAGGGGCTGCGCGAGGCGGCCGACGGGGTCTCCCGGAATCCGCTGGTCGCCCCCGTGCGCTGGTCCTACCAGCTCGGCCAGGCGGTCCGAGGCGAGCTGCACGACCCGCTGACCCCGGTCCTCGCGGTCGGCTCGGCCGCCTCCGCGATCCTCGGCTCGGCGGTGGACGCCCTGCTCGTGGTCGGCGCCCTCGATCTGAACGCCCTGGTCGGCGGGGTCCAACGGCTGCGCGCCGAGCGGGCGTTGTCCGGCCTGGTCGCGGACCAGAAGCGCAAGGCGCGCGTGGTGCCCACGGAGGAGGAGGCACCGGCCGGCGGCACCCGCACCGTGGAGGCGGGCAAGCTCACGCCGGGCGATGTGATCCAGCTCAAGGGCGACGACGTGGTGCCCGCCGACGCCCGGCTGCTGTGGCAGGAGGGCCTGGAGGTCGACGAGTCCGCGCTGACCGGCGAGTCGCTGCCGGTGGAGAAGGACACCGACCCCACCCCGCACGCCCCGGTCGCCGACCGCAGCTGCATGGTCTTCGAGGGCACGACCGTGGTGGCGGGCGAGGCCCGTGCCGTCGTGGTCGACACCGGCGAGCACACCGAGGCCGCCCGCGCCGTGCACCTCGCCGCGCGCACCCCGCCCGCCGCCGGTGTCCAGGCCCGGCTCCAGGAACTCACCCGCAAGGCACTGCCGTTGACCCTGGCGGGCGGCGCCGCGGTGACCGGTCTCGCGCTGCTGCGCGGCACCCCGATCCGCGAGGCGGTCAGCGGTGGCGTGGCGGTCGCGGTGGCCGCCGTACCGGAGGGGCTGCCCCTGGTGGCCACCGTCGCCCAGCTGGCCGCGGCCCGCCGGCTCAGCCGCGGCGGCGTCCTGGTGCGCACCCCGCGCACCCTGGAGGCGCTCGGCCGGATGGACACCATCTGCTTCGACAAGACCGGCACCCTCACCGAGAACCGGCTGCGCCTGGTGCGGGTCTCCGACGCCGAGGGCACCGTACGCGCCGTGGCCGCCGCCGGGTCCGCTGACACCGTTCGGGCCGCCGCCCGGGCCTGCCCCCGCTCCAACGGCGGCTCCGAGCGGCCGGTGCACGCCACCGACGAGGCCGTCCTGGACGCGGCCCGCCCCGATCCCGACTGGACCCAGCTCGCCGGGGTGCCCTTCGAGGCCGCCCGGGGCTACGCGGCCGCCGTGGGACGCACCGGGGACGGCTCCCGGGTCCTCGTGGTCAAGGGCGCCCCCGAGACCGTGCTGCCCGCCTGCACCGGCCTGCCGGCGAGCGCCGCCGACGCGGCCCAGGAGCTGGCCGGTTCGGGACTGCGCGTCCTGGCGGTGGCCGAACGGCGCCTCGACGGCGGGGAGGACGAGGCCGCCGTACTCGAACAGCCGCTCCAGGAACTGGAGTTCACCGGAGTGCTGGCGCTGTCCGACGTGCCCCGCGACACCTCCACGGCGCTGGTGAAGGGGCTGCTGGAGGCGGGCGTACGACCTGTCGTGCTCACCGGCGACCATCCGCAGACCGCGCGCGCCATCGCCGCCGAACTGGGCTGGCCGCAGGACACCGTGGTGGTCACCGGTGACGAACTGGCCGCCGCCGACCGGGCGGCGCGGGCCCGGATGCTGCGCGACGCGGGGGTGGTGGCCCGGGTGGCGCCCGAGCAGAAGCTCCAGGTCGTGGAGGCGCTGCGGGACGCGGGCCGGGTGGTCGGCATGGTCGGCGACGGCGCCAACGACGCCGCGGCCATCCGCGCCGCCGACATCGGGGTGGGCATCAGCGCGCGCGGCTCGGCCGCCGCCCGCAACGCCGCCGACATCGTGCTCACCGCCGACGACCTCACGGTCCTGATCGACGCGGTCGGCGAGGGCCGCGCCCTGTGGCACAGCGTCGCCGACGCCATCGCCATCCTCATCGGCGGCAACGCGGGCGAGGTCGGCTTCGGCCTGATCGGCACCCTGGTGTCCGGGCGGGCGCCGCTGTCCACCCGGCAGATGCTGATGGTGAACCTGTTCACCGACCTGTTCCCGTCGATGGCGGTCGCCGTCACGGAGAAGGAGGGCGAGGCGGACCTCGCCCATGTCGAGGAGGCCGCCGGGGTGCTGGGCGACCCGCTGCTGCGGCAGATCAGGCACCGGGCGCTGACCACCTGCCTGGGCGCGCTCACCGCCTGGCTGATCGGCCGCTTCACCCCGGGCACCGCCCGCCGCTCCAGCACCATGGCGCTGTGCGGGGTGGTCGGCACCCAGCTGGTGCAGACCCTCCTGGACCGGCGCGACAGCCGGCTGGTGCAGATCACCTCGCTGGGCTCGGCCGCGGTGCTCGTCGCCGTCGTCCAGACCCCGGTGCTCAGCCGCGCGTTCGGCTGCACCCCGCTCGGGCCGCTCGCCTGGGCCGGGGTGGCCGTCGCCATCGCCCTCGCCCTGGCGGGACAGCGCGCGCTGCCCCGCCTGGAGGAGACGGTCGTCCGGCTCCTGCCCGACTGA
- a CDS encoding exo-alpha-sialidase, protein MTEVLLAVGTRKGLFLGRRRGQGPWEFDESPYFNAQAVYSVAIDTRGPRPRLLAGGDSAHWGPSVFHSDDLGRTWREPPRPAVRFPRDTGASLERVWQLHPSAAEPDAVYAGTEPAALYRSVDRGESFELVRPLWEHPTRSRWVPGGGGEGLHTVLTDARDKAALTVAVSTAGVFRTTDGGASWAPSNSGVAAVFLPDPNPEFGQCVHKVARDAADPDRLYLQNHWGVYRSDDAGARWSDIGAGLPSTFGFAVAAHPRRGGTAYVFPINADSDRVPADRRCRVFRTADAGRSWEPLSRGLPAGDHYGTVLRDALCTDDADPAGVYFGNRNGEVFASPDDGDSWRQVAAHLPDVLCVRAAVVG, encoded by the coding sequence ATGACCGAGGTACTGCTGGCGGTGGGCACCCGCAAGGGCCTGTTCCTCGGACGGCGGCGGGGGCAGGGCCCGTGGGAGTTCGACGAGAGCCCGTATTTCAACGCGCAGGCGGTGTATTCGGTCGCGATCGACACCCGGGGACCCCGGCCCCGGCTGCTCGCGGGGGGCGACAGCGCGCACTGGGGGCCGTCGGTGTTCCACTCCGACGACCTCGGCCGCACCTGGAGGGAACCGCCCCGGCCGGCCGTCAGGTTCCCCCGGGACACCGGCGCCTCCCTGGAGCGCGTCTGGCAGCTGCACCCGTCCGCCGCCGAGCCCGACGCGGTGTACGCGGGCACCGAACCGGCCGCGCTGTACCGCTCGGTGGACCGCGGCGAGAGCTTCGAGCTGGTGCGGCCGCTGTGGGAGCACCCCACCCGCTCCCGCTGGGTGCCGGGCGGCGGCGGTGAGGGGCTGCACACGGTGCTCACGGACGCGCGCGACAAGGCGGCGCTGACGGTCGCCGTCTCCACGGCCGGGGTGTTCCGCACCACCGACGGCGGGGCGAGCTGGGCGCCGTCCAACTCCGGTGTGGCCGCGGTGTTCCTGCCGGACCCGAACCCGGAGTTCGGCCAGTGCGTGCACAAGGTCGCCCGGGACGCGGCCGACCCGGACCGGCTGTACCTCCAGAACCACTGGGGGGTGTACCGCAGCGACGACGCGGGCGCGCGCTGGAGCGACATCGGCGCCGGTCTGCCGTCCACCTTCGGCTTCGCGGTCGCCGCCCACCCGCGCCGCGGCGGCACGGCGTACGTGTTCCCGATCAACGCGGACAGCGACCGGGTCCCCGCCGACCGCCGCTGCCGGGTCTTCCGCACGGCCGACGCGGGCAGATCCTGGGAGCCCCTGTCCCGGGGCCTGCCGGCCGGGGACCACTACGGCACGGTGCTGCGCGACGCCCTGTGCACCGACGACGCCGACCCGGCGGGCGTGTATTTCGGCAACCGCAACGGAGAGGTGTTCGCCTCCCCCGACGACGGGGACAGCTGGCGGCAGGTGGCCGCGCATCTGCCGGACGTCCTGTGCGTGCGCGCCGCGGTGGTCGGCTGA